A DNA window from Paenibacillus sp. HWE-109 contains the following coding sequences:
- a CDS encoding AraC family transcriptional regulator gives MKWIQNKRLTKAVGMLSILLFLLVSSSTFSTYTFFNKELKRQLTDTNMELLRQLDHKLELTMENIDKLTIQMLNNKDVTQFFNYELNEQESHSNSFRISNYFASAVSSNDYMFSIDLYAYNKRQLVSGSVLNEQEFMQNYQWVNQFERYEGYSKWMPTRKLMLDQSNYPIYRNVVTFVRTYPLISDPNVRKGAIAVNIKEELLYDLIKKTSNQDEGETFVIDPNGVIVLHQDKKILGTNINGLPYIESILNSSQSEGHFSSNVDQTPSSLFYVNQNYTGWKIVRFIPEVQLNQRLSVIRYGFLALAVVLFVMSMVLVAVVGGWTFKPINRFVQSMTGRLTVHPKGHPVPKYSDEFQYFESTVEHILQDRDQLHKQVNESKPLIKWKLLTEILSNPPQKWSSLQTYMDKLGIRLQNGQFVVMSVEFDNKNKIATARDLHLYAYALCNVAEELMNAESQGFAVEAENGKCAVIMNFDDQETAEYNVMRAVAVADLMRNFVREYFNQTITVGIGDSVSFNDIHLSNKQSIEALRYKLVMGGNSIITNEDITSGQSPQFHRFFAMTDGIVDSVKMVDSDKLRYQVSKWFELFAEQNVPPEMIMQLIVQCLMKVATVAAEIGVEVGEILPGHEMYDMLNQYEQLEHLQQYTREALEHIIERIKQKRNIREKNDVIDKVLLYIQQHYKRNDMSLNLLASEFRLSVSHLSKLFKEQMECNFIDYLMDVRMNKAMEQLVGTDDMIRTIAEQVGYSNVNSFVRIFKKITGLTPTEYRAKHKE, from the coding sequence ATGAAGTGGATTCAGAACAAACGGCTTACCAAAGCGGTTGGTATGTTGTCGATTCTTTTGTTCCTGCTTGTCTCGTCCTCTACTTTTTCAACATATACTTTCTTCAATAAGGAATTAAAGCGGCAGTTGACGGATACGAATATGGAATTGCTCAGACAATTGGATCATAAGCTGGAGCTTACGATGGAGAATATCGATAAGCTTACGATCCAGATGTTAAATAATAAAGATGTCACGCAGTTCTTCAATTATGAGTTAAATGAGCAGGAAAGTCATAGCAACTCCTTTCGGATATCGAATTATTTCGCCAGTGCGGTGAGCAGCAACGACTATATGTTTTCAATCGATTTATACGCCTACAACAAGCGTCAGCTGGTATCAGGTTCTGTGCTGAATGAACAGGAATTCATGCAGAACTATCAATGGGTGAATCAATTCGAGCGTTACGAGGGATATTCCAAATGGATGCCTACCCGTAAATTAATGCTGGATCAATCGAATTATCCGATTTATCGCAACGTAGTTACATTTGTCAGAACCTATCCGCTCATCTCTGATCCCAATGTGAGAAAAGGTGCTATTGCTGTCAACATTAAAGAAGAATTGCTGTACGACCTGATTAAGAAAACGTCGAATCAGGATGAGGGAGAGACGTTTGTTATCGATCCTAACGGAGTTATTGTCTTGCATCAAGACAAGAAAATTCTGGGCACAAATATTAACGGTTTGCCGTATATCGAATCGATTCTGAATAGCTCCCAATCAGAAGGACATTTCTCTAGTAACGTGGATCAAACGCCATCTTCCTTATTTTATGTCAATCAAAATTATACGGGCTGGAAGATCGTGCGCTTCATTCCTGAGGTCCAATTAAATCAAAGGTTGTCAGTCATTCGTTATGGATTTTTAGCGCTGGCGGTTGTGTTGTTCGTCATGTCCATGGTGTTGGTTGCCGTAGTTGGCGGTTGGACGTTCAAGCCGATTAACCGCTTCGTTCAGTCGATGACCGGACGGTTGACGGTTCATCCCAAAGGGCATCCGGTACCCAAATATTCAGATGAGTTTCAATATTTCGAATCAACCGTGGAGCATATCTTGCAAGACCGGGATCAACTGCACAAACAGGTCAACGAGAGTAAACCATTAATTAAATGGAAGCTGCTTACAGAGATATTGTCCAACCCCCCACAGAAATGGAGCTCATTGCAGACCTACATGGATAAGCTCGGTATCCGTTTGCAGAATGGCCAGTTCGTGGTCATGAGTGTCGAATTTGATAATAAGAACAAAATCGCGACTGCACGAGATCTGCATTTATATGCTTATGCGCTATGCAATGTAGCAGAAGAATTAATGAATGCGGAAAGTCAAGGCTTCGCGGTCGAAGCTGAGAACGGCAAATGTGCCGTCATTATGAATTTCGACGATCAGGAAACCGCAGAGTATAACGTGATGCGAGCGGTAGCGGTAGCTGATTTGATGCGGAATTTCGTCCGTGAATATTTCAATCAGACCATTACAGTTGGCATTGGAGATTCCGTAAGCTTTAACGACATCCATCTGTCCAACAAGCAATCAATTGAGGCGCTTCGCTATAAGTTGGTTATGGGTGGAAATTCCATTATTACAAATGAAGATATTACGAGTGGCCAATCTCCGCAGTTTCACCGCTTTTTTGCGATGACGGATGGGATTGTTGACTCCGTAAAAATGGTTGACAGCGATAAGCTGCGATATCAGGTAAGCAAATGGTTCGAATTATTCGCGGAGCAAAATGTTCCACCGGAGATGATCATGCAGCTGATTGTCCAGTGCCTGATGAAGGTTGCGACTGTCGCTGCGGAAATCGGTGTAGAAGTGGGGGAAATACTTCCCGGACACGAGATGTATGACATGCTGAATCAATATGAACAGCTAGAGCATCTGCAGCAATATACAAGGGAAGCCTTGGAACATATCATTGAACGAATTAAACAAAAACGAAACATACGGGAAAAAAATGATGTGATTGATAAAGTACTGCTGTATATTCAGCAGCATTACAAGCGTAATGATATGTCGCTGAACTTATTGGCCAGCGAGTTTCGTCTTAGCGTCTCTCATTTGAGCAAGCTGTTTAAAGAACAGATGGAATGTAATTTTATCGACTACTTAATGGATGTCCGAATGAACAAAGCGATGGAACAATTGGTTGGTACGGATGACATGATCCGCACGATCGCCGAGCAGGTAGGTTATTCGAATGTAAATAGCTTTGTGAGGATATTCAAGAAAATAACAGGTTTGACGCCAACTGAATATCGGGCAAAACACAAGGAGTGA
- a CDS encoding extracellular solute-binding protein codes for MKGFGRMKGKMVLVLSMIMVLLAAACSNEGATDQANVKNPAATSDANAAKDPYSNLPKKVSISMFDRGKVSSDEGTYEKNRWVDYIRKESGIDVSIVPVPRNQSKDKLNVLIASNQAPDLIWEFDRSYIGKLVTQGALQPINEYIDKYSTSYKKYLKENPDLLPYITFDGKIYAAVTKRPITAVANHGMWIRQDWLDELNLKAPTTVDELITVAQAFKNKYPGSTPIVGANASDIYAALYGAMNSQWYVEEGKLKYGATLDRFADVISLEKKLFSLGLVDREYFTDNNNQRSNQLWTTGKAGIMLGQWLTPLNTDLLKNVPTANPVPLEAVSTKYGKYGVYQEASPFIYVAFNKSMKNPKAAIEYLDWMVDKGWFPLLNGEQGVHYENVNGVAKRLNMDKYNKEVSYAAEYAVLRQEVVKPEDLILQAADTPLAQRVAKLDAKALETALKVDFRRDIPYQPNFDEINAIRASFDTFIKEIRAEATTQGEKYSGEWALGEIRKEWARLGGAKAEEIANKWYQDNKASLK; via the coding sequence ATGAAAGGCTTTGGTAGAATGAAGGGGAAAATGGTGCTCGTTTTAAGTATGATTATGGTATTGCTTGCTGCGGCGTGCTCTAATGAAGGCGCAACAGATCAGGCAAATGTAAAAAATCCTGCGGCTACTTCGGATGCTAACGCTGCTAAGGATCCTTACAGTAATCTTCCGAAAAAAGTTAGTATTTCCATGTTCGATAGAGGCAAAGTGTCCAGTGATGAAGGTACGTATGAGAAAAACCGCTGGGTGGATTATATTCGTAAGGAATCAGGAATTGATGTATCGATCGTCCCTGTGCCGCGCAATCAGTCTAAGGATAAATTAAATGTACTCATCGCTTCGAATCAGGCGCCTGATTTGATTTGGGAGTTCGATCGTTCATATATTGGCAAGTTAGTTACACAGGGAGCGCTCCAACCCATTAATGAGTATATTGATAAATATAGCACCTCATATAAGAAATACTTGAAAGAGAATCCAGATTTGCTCCCATATATTACGTTCGACGGCAAGATCTATGCGGCTGTTACGAAGCGTCCAATTACAGCTGTTGCGAATCATGGGATGTGGATTAGGCAAGATTGGCTGGATGAGTTGAACCTTAAGGCGCCTACGACGGTGGATGAATTAATTACTGTGGCGCAAGCTTTTAAGAACAAATATCCAGGAAGTACGCCTATCGTAGGGGCAAATGCCAGTGATATCTACGCTGCCTTGTATGGGGCTATGAATTCTCAGTGGTATGTGGAAGAGGGCAAACTGAAATACGGAGCAACGTTGGACCGCTTTGCTGATGTCATTAGTCTAGAGAAGAAACTGTTCAGTCTTGGACTTGTAGATCGTGAGTACTTCACAGATAATAATAACCAAAGAAGCAATCAGCTATGGACGACTGGCAAGGCGGGCATAATGCTTGGTCAGTGGCTTACTCCGCTAAATACAGACCTGCTCAAGAATGTTCCAACTGCTAACCCTGTACCCCTAGAAGCAGTATCCACCAAATACGGTAAGTATGGCGTGTACCAGGAAGCATCACCTTTTATTTATGTGGCCTTTAATAAAAGTATGAAAAATCCGAAGGCCGCCATAGAGTATCTGGACTGGATGGTCGATAAGGGATGGTTCCCTTTATTAAACGGAGAACAAGGCGTTCACTATGAGAATGTTAACGGAGTTGCCAAGCGTTTAAATATGGATAAGTACAATAAGGAAGTATCCTATGCAGCGGAGTATGCCGTATTGCGTCAAGAAGTTGTTAAGCCAGAGGATTTAATTCTTCAAGCGGCGGATACCCCGTTGGCGCAGCGTGTTGCCAAGCTTGATGCGAAAGCACTGGAAACGGCGCTCAAAGTTGATTTCAGACGCGATATTCCTTATCAGCCGAACTTTGACGAGATCAATGCCATTCGCGCCTCATTCGACACCTTCATTAAGGAAATCCGTGCTGAAGCAACAACGCAGGGAGAGAAGTATAGCGGTGAATGGGCACTTGGTGAAATTCGCAAGGAGTGGGCTCGTTTGGGCGGAGCCAAAGCAGAAGAAATCGCCAATAAGTGGTACCAAGACAATAAAGCCAGCTTGAAATAA
- a CDS encoding carbohydrate ABC transporter permease — protein MVKTSRWFNYLLLALCAYVTLFPFINIFAVSMSSTRAITAGEVFMWPIEFNLDTYSNLLRDGQMIVAMKNTIVITVVGTTLNMLFTIMAAYPLSKSRLKGRNIILMAILVTMLFSGGIIPNFLVVSSLGLVNTYWSLWLPALISAYNMFVMKSFLEGLPEELEESASIDGASELTILMKIILPLSKPVIAALTLFYAISWWNSYMNVLIYIRSTDKMSLMVKLYQMVQLVSPEMLLSGEGVTQTMVTPEGIRAAAVILAIIPILCIYPFLQKHFIKGVLLGSVKG, from the coding sequence ATGGTAAAAACTTCTCGTTGGTTCAATTACTTATTATTGGCACTCTGTGCATATGTAACTTTATTTCCTTTTATTAATATATTTGCAGTTTCGATGAGCAGCACGAGAGCGATTACCGCAGGTGAAGTGTTCATGTGGCCGATTGAATTCAATCTGGATACGTATAGCAATTTGCTGCGTGACGGGCAGATGATAGTAGCCATGAAGAATACGATTGTCATTACCGTTGTAGGCACAACGCTCAATATGCTATTTACGATCATGGCGGCTTATCCGTTGTCCAAGTCTAGGCTCAAGGGGAGAAACATAATCCTGATGGCGATTCTGGTCACCATGCTGTTCAGTGGAGGTATTATCCCTAATTTTCTAGTGGTCAGTAGTTTGGGGTTAGTTAATACGTATTGGTCTTTATGGCTGCCGGCACTGATTAGCGCCTATAACATGTTTGTGATGAAATCATTTCTGGAGGGTCTGCCAGAGGAGTTGGAAGAGTCTGCGTCGATTGACGGCGCCAGTGAGTTAACGATTCTCATGAAGATCATCCTACCGCTTTCTAAGCCTGTAATCGCTGCATTGACGCTATTTTATGCAATCAGCTGGTGGAATTCTTACATGAACGTTCTAATTTATATTCGCAGTACGGATAAGATGTCATTAATGGTCAAGCTCTATCAGATGGTTCAATTGGTTAGTCCTGAGATGCTGCTCAGCGGAGAAGGCGTGACACAGACGATGGTAACACCGGAAGGGATTCGAGCGGCGGCGGTTATTCTAGCCATCATTCCGATTCTTTGTATCTATCCGTTTTTGCAAAAGCATTTCATAAAAGGTGTGTTACTAGGTTCAGTCAAGGGTTAA
- a CDS encoding ABC transporter permease produces the protein MQSVWKYTSRNRFLYMLLVPVVMYLIIFKYAPMAGEIIAFKNYRLADGLWGSPWVGLEQFEKLFLSRDFYIVLKNTLLLNLFTLIFAFPAPIILALMLNEVRVEWYKRTLQNLLYIPHFISWIVLGSIIYALLSPSTGILNYVLKGIGIEPIYFMADKLWWTISFIFSGIWKEAGFGTILYLAAMASIDPTLYEAAKMDGAGKIRQIWHVTLPGIRSTIAILLILQVGKMMDVGFEHVYALSNPTVISVSEVISTYVYKHGIVNLQYSYTTALGLLQSVLALILMVSVNRFIKVLGERGLW, from the coding sequence TTGCAGTCTGTATGGAAATATACTTCACGGAACCGCTTCTTGTATATGCTGCTGGTACCGGTTGTTATGTATTTAATTATTTTTAAATATGCCCCTATGGCGGGTGAAATTATCGCTTTCAAAAACTATCGTCTGGCCGATGGATTATGGGGAAGTCCCTGGGTGGGTTTGGAGCAGTTTGAGAAATTGTTCTTGAGCAGAGACTTTTATATTGTGCTGAAAAACACGCTGCTCTTGAATCTATTTACACTTATATTTGCTTTTCCTGCACCTATAATTCTGGCGTTAATGCTGAACGAAGTACGGGTGGAATGGTATAAACGAACGTTGCAAAATTTGTTGTATATTCCCCATTTCATCTCATGGATCGTACTTGGCAGCATCATTTATGCCTTGTTGTCCCCATCTACCGGTATTTTGAACTACGTGCTGAAAGGCATTGGCATCGAACCGATTTATTTTATGGCGGATAAGTTATGGTGGACCATTTCCTTTATTTTCTCGGGCATTTGGAAAGAAGCCGGATTCGGCACAATTCTTTATTTGGCGGCTATGGCATCGATTGATCCTACCTTATATGAAGCGGCCAAGATGGACGGTGCGGGCAAAATCAGGCAGATTTGGCATGTTACGCTCCCGGGCATTCGCAGTACGATTGCCATACTGCTTATCCTACAAGTTGGGAAGATGATGGATGTAGGGTTTGAACATGTGTATGCATTGAGCAATCCAACGGTCATCAGCGTTTCCGAGGTGATCAGTACTTACGTGTACAAGCACGGGATTGTCAATCTGCAATACAGCTATACGACGGCTCTGGGCTTATTGCAATCGGTTCTTGCTTTGATCCTCATGGTATCTGTGAATCGGTTCATTAAGGTGTTAGGAGAACGTGGATTATGGTAA
- a CDS encoding YjcZ family sporulation protein, which translates to MSGASCAGYGNSSAAILVLFILLVIILMTFAI; encoded by the coding sequence ATGAGTGGTGCAAGTTGTGCAGGTTATGGTAACAGCTCAGCAGCAATTTTGGTTCTTTTTATTCTTTTGGTTATTATCTTAATGACTTTTGCAATTTAA
- a CDS encoding SagB family peptide dehydrogenase: MNLEAFLHNLHYDIDKTKPPDLVVDWEDGPLAYKLYRGLQVAPLSSEVPLTLDGGEAPVKPDLRHMGHFLWYIFGLTHFSQSVPTSNSMVQNMGLLQLYRRFVPSGGALYPNELYIYLKLEDLPEGVYHYDVAHHRLVLLRKGNFDAYVARALGNRCDVSACFGTVFVSTLFWKNFFKYNNFSYRLQGLDAGTLIGQLLEVAKRFGFSSGTYFQFLDRAVNDLLGISEQEESVYAVIPLSAESAIQWFAGWNEEERECSATELCRELPKVKHDYYVRSRKVKEFPLLIKMNEASLLEWLRPIRQISKEKIVDCEDLAVALPQVKRLSYDLAAISRKRFSPDGDFIMAKISQEQLAYLLQEATASFRYRNDLDEAHENPVSRVSLYVCLYNVEGFPDGAYRYDSTAHTLRRIRQGDHRLKLQQGMPSDNVNLSQVPLCFHVAGDKGHLTTDLGYRGYRIQQMEAGMLVQRLLLAASAIGMGGHPLLGFDAKLCDEIYKMTSQGITSLIQIPVGPYRHCPRLIGGLHV; the protein is encoded by the coding sequence ATGAATCTGGAGGCATTTCTGCACAATCTGCATTATGACATTGATAAAACCAAACCACCGGACTTGGTGGTGGATTGGGAAGACGGACCGCTTGCCTATAAGCTCTACCGCGGTTTGCAAGTGGCTCCGTTATCTTCGGAAGTACCGCTGACGCTCGACGGCGGGGAAGCGCCAGTGAAGCCTGACCTTCGCCATATGGGTCATTTTCTCTGGTACATATTCGGGCTCACTCACTTTTCCCAGTCCGTCCCTACGTCGAATTCCATGGTACAAAACATGGGCTTGCTGCAGTTGTACCGGAGGTTTGTTCCCTCCGGGGGAGCGTTATATCCTAATGAGCTATATATATATCTGAAGCTGGAGGATTTGCCCGAGGGTGTATATCATTATGATGTGGCACACCACCGCTTAGTGCTGCTGCGCAAAGGCAACTTCGATGCCTATGTAGCCCGGGCGCTTGGCAATCGTTGTGACGTATCGGCTTGTTTTGGTACTGTTTTTGTATCGACCCTGTTTTGGAAAAACTTCTTTAAATACAATAACTTTTCCTACCGCCTGCAAGGATTGGATGCGGGTACGTTAATCGGGCAGCTCTTGGAAGTGGCGAAACGGTTCGGATTCTCGTCTGGGACATATTTCCAATTCCTTGATCGGGCTGTGAATGATCTCCTTGGGATATCGGAACAAGAGGAGAGCGTGTATGCGGTGATTCCGCTGTCAGCGGAGTCTGCGATTCAATGGTTTGCGGGTTGGAATGAGGAAGAGCGGGAGTGCTCCGCCACTGAATTATGTCGGGAGTTGCCAAAGGTTAAGCATGATTACTACGTCCGGTCCCGGAAAGTCAAGGAATTTCCGCTGCTTATCAAGATGAACGAAGCATCCCTCTTGGAATGGCTTCGGCCAATACGGCAAATTAGCAAAGAGAAGATCGTTGACTGCGAGGATCTGGCAGTGGCTCTGCCCCAAGTAAAACGGTTGTCGTATGATTTGGCGGCGATAAGCCGAAAGAGATTTTCGCCGGATGGTGATTTTATAATGGCCAAGATAAGCCAAGAGCAGTTGGCTTATCTGTTACAGGAGGCAACGGCCTCCTTCAGGTATCGGAATGATTTGGATGAAGCCCATGAGAATCCCGTTTCCCGCGTCTCACTGTACGTTTGTTTGTATAACGTTGAAGGCTTCCCGGACGGAGCTTACCGTTATGACAGTACTGCTCATACATTGCGGCGGATACGTCAGGGGGATCATCGACTCAAGCTGCAGCAGGGAATGCCTTCCGACAACGTGAATCTGTCCCAAGTTCCGTTATGCTTTCATGTGGCAGGGGACAAAGGTCATCTCACAACAGATTTGGGGTATAGGGGATATCGCATCCAACAGATGGAAGCGGGGATGCTCGTGCAGCGTTTACTGCTCGCGGCATCCGCTATCGGGATGGGGGGACATCCGCTCCTCGGATTTGATGCCAAGTTGTGTGATGAGATCTACAAGATGACTTCGCAAGGAATAACCAGCCTGATCCAAATTCCGGTTGGGCCATATCGTCATTGCCCTCGATTAATTGGAGGTTTGCATGTTTAG